The genomic interval AAATCTCGAGATTGTCTGTTAACTTCCATCATCTCTTCATGGTTTTTCGTTGGGGCACGGTAAAGGAAAATTTCAATATGATTACGGGGTACTTTTTGGCTTGAGGAGGTATTTGTATCATTACTCATAAAAATTCATTCTCCTAAACATATAAAAATATGAAGGGATCAAAAGTATAGTTGCTCTATATTCTATATATATTACGAAGAGATCATGTGTAGTTACAATATACACCGCAGCAAATAATTTAGAATAGATATTAAAAATTCAAATCATTACTGCTTCAATAGGTACATCTAAAACATTTTCATGCTTATTTATCAGCGATCTAATGTCCAGGGTGTTTATTTTCGAAATTATATAGTGGAACTAGACCGAGATAACAAATCTAGAAATACAAATAAAAGAATAAAAATCGTGGCAAGCAATTTCATGTATCAAATTGACCGCTGCTAAAGAGCATAATGTAAGATTGAGACCTGGAGTCATCGATGATGCTAAGGAGGTCGGAAAAATAATTTATGAGGCATTTTCAGCAATTGCAGATAAACATGGTTTTCCTCGCGAGTTTCCCACCATTGATATTGGAATAAATGTAGCAACCTTATTTCTCTCTAATCCCAGATTCTATTCGGTTATTGCCGAAGATACAGACGGAATTGGTAACAAGATTGTAGGAAGCAATTTTTTAGATGAAAGGTCAGCTCTAGTAGCAGGGGTTGGACCCATAACAATTGATCCAAAGTCTCAGAATAAAGGAATAGGTCGTCAGTTAATGGGTAATATTATGCAAAGAGCTAGAAGCAAAAACTATCCTGCAATCCGTTTGCTCCAAGCGTCTTATCATAATAGATCACTTGCATTGTACACTAGCTTGGGATTTGATGTTAGAGAACCAATTTCAACTTTGCAGGGAAAACCGATTCAAGTGGTTATTCCTGGAAGAACAGTACGGTTAGCAACTGAGTCGGATTTGGATTCATGTAATGCAATTTGCAGAGCAATTCATGGTCATGATAGAAATGGTGAGCTAAGAGATAGTGTAAATCAAGGTGTTGCCAAAGTGGTCTTACATGGTGAAAAAATTACAGGTTATACAAGCGGATTAACATATTTTAACCACACTGTTGGTTTTACTAATGATGACCTCAAGGCTCTTATTGCCTCAGAAACAACAACCGATTCTTATGGGGGACCAGGTATTCTTATTCCAACTCGAAATGCAGAGTTATTTCGATGGTGTATTGCAAACAAGCTAAAACTAATCCATCAACTCAACCTTATGACTATTGGAATGTATAACGAACCTTCTGGATGCTACATGCCCTCTATTCTATATTGAAAATCACTGAGAATAGTTTCCATGATGTAGCAGAGCATGTAATTAGTAAAAATATTCATTATCAAACTGGACCATTAGATACTCTACAATGCTATTGCTATTTGAACAGGGACATGAGACAATATATGTGCAATTTGAAATATGCATCAATAAAGGAGAGAGGAAATACACTCTATAATCGATATTTAATTAATTCTATTTTTCAATGGATTCCCCATCTTAATCCTTAAATGTCATCATCTTTTTATCTTGTAAATGGTAAAAGTAGAGATTATATATCCGCCCGGTCCCACATCCAAAGTTCCAGGAAAAATACTTCGTCAGTTTTTACGCGATCCATTAAAAACGTTTACCGATATCGCATCAAAATATGGTGATATATCACATTTCAGATTAGGAAATAAAAATTCATATCTAATTAACAATCCTGACTATATTGAAAAAATTCTCATTTATGATCATCGAATCTTTAAAAAAGGTCAACGATTACAAACTGCAAAAAGAATGCTTGGTGAAGGACTAGTAACTAGCGAAGGAAAAATGCATGACAATCAAAAAAAGTTCATTCATCCGTTCTTTATACCAAAAAAGATTAATTCATTTGGACCAATCATGAGCGAATATGCTATTGAAATGTGCGACCAGTGGAAAAATGGTTCCGTAATAGATATCCATAAGGAGATGACAACCGTCACATTTTCAATAATTTGCAAAGCAATGATGGATTACGATATGAGAACCTCAGAGGACGCACAAAAATTTGTAAATTCATTTACTTTCTTAAAGAAATATTCCAATCGACTGCAACACCCACTTGGACGTATCCTAGATAATATTTCAATATTGCCAAAAGTGGCAGAGAATAGAAAGGCAGAAAAAACTATGAATGACATTGTATATCAATTGATATCTCAAAAGCGAAATGATACTTCAAATAACAGTACAGTAAATTCAAAATCCACTTCGAACTCTGAAAACAAAGTTGATTTACTATCGGGATTATTGGAAATACAAGAACAGCAACAACGTATTGGCAAAACCAAAGCTAATGATGATGGCGGTTTCAATGACGAAACTTCGAATATGGCGGATAAGCAGATTCGAGATCATCTTATAACAATGCTTATTGCAGGACATGAAACCACAGCAAATGTTTTGACTTGGACTTTTTATTTACTAGCGCAACATCCTGAAATAGAACAAAGGGTTTTTGAAGAAATCGATTCTATGCTAAGGATTCAAACACAACAAAAGACAACGTCTGAAAATAGAACAAGAAAATCAAATCGCTCATATAGAAACGTTACTTCATCAGATGTTCCAAAATTAAAATATGTAGAAAAAGTGTTTAGAGAAGCAATGCGTCTTTATCCACCAGTATGGACCATAGGCAGGATAGTCGAAGAAGAATACAAGATTGGCGATTACACTATTCCCAAGGAGTCTGCTTTGTTTATGAGTCAATATGTTATGCATCGTAACCCAAAATATTATGACAATCCCGAACTTTTTAATCCGGACAGGTGGACTGATGAATTTAAAAGACGTCTTCCTAGATTTAGTTATTTTCCTTTCGGAGGCGGTTTAAGGGGGTGTATTGGAGAACCATTTGCCTGGCAAGAAGGAATAATGCTTATCGCAACCATATCCAGCTATTGGAAAATGAATCTACAACCTGACCAAAAAGTGAAAATAGACCATGGAGCAACATTAAATCCAAAGAATGGAATCAAAATGATATTGGAGGCAAGGAATTAATTAGTAATATAATACTCTGTAATCAAAAGATGTCAATCATGCTATACTTTTATGAAAAAAAAGAATGAGTGGATTTTGTCATGTTTGTTATTTTCTCGATGGTACTAAACATGAATCGACGACCATGGTAGATGTAGGAGAATATAATTTCGGTTTGTCGTTATCCAAATTATTATCCAATTAGCTTCACAACTAACAAAATTTTTATCATTCATTCTTGAAGAACCTTATGAACAAATGAGATCGCAATTGATCCTTCTCCAACAGCTGAAGCAACTCGTTTGATACTGCCCGAACGAACATCGCCCACTGCAAATATTCCAGGAAGATTGGTTTCAAAGGGATATGGCTGTCGGGCAATGGACCAATTCATCATATTTAGTTGTTCTGGTAACAGTTCAGAACCAGTCTTGATAAAACCATTTGGATCAAGTTTCACACAGCCATCAAGCCACGCTGTGTTGGGAGAGGCCCCAGCCATTACAAATACATTACTAATTTGATGCTTCTTTATTTCCTTAGTTTTGCGGTTTTGCCATTGAACAGATTGGAGGTGATGATCCCCATTGAGTGAAACAATCTCCGTGTTGGTATGTAGTGCTATCTTGGGATTATCTTCTATACGGCGTATAAGGTAGCGCGACATGCTCTCAGCCAATCCTGCAGATCTAACGAGCATATGTACACGTCTTGCTGAATCGGCCAAAAATACGGCAGCCTGACCAGCCGAGTTTCCTCCACCAATCACAACTATTTCTTCTCCTTTACAAAACTGTGATTCCAAAAAGGTTGCTCCATAATAGACCCCCATACCTTCAAATCGTTCCAAGTTTTGTAGTTCCGGTTTCCTGTATTCTGCCCCAGTCGCAATTATGATAGTACGGGTGGGTATTCGGGCTCCGCTTTCATTTTCCACTATGTAGGGTTTACCGCCGCACGAGAGTCTTACTCCTTTGGTGATGAGTATATCTGCCCCAAATTTTTGCGCTTGAGTATAAGCTCGATTTGCAAGCTCCTGACCAGAGACACCAGTTGGAAATCCCAAGTAATTTTCGATTCTAGAACTTGATCCCGCTTGGCCGCCTGGTAAGCTTGTTTCTAATACTAATACATCAAGTCCTTCAGAAGCCCCATACACTGCTGCAGCTAGTCCAGAGGGACCTGCACCAATAATAATGAGATCTCTGACAGTCGTTTGATTAATTGGCTCATTGAACCCCAAACAATTAGCGATCTCCTGGTTAGTGGGATTCCGTAAGACCAACTTTCCTTGGCAGATCAGGACGGGTATTTCATTGGCATCAACATGGTAACTATCCAATAGGTGTTGCACCTCTGCATCGCGTTCAAGGTCTATGTAGTTGTATGGGTGTCCGTTTCGCATGAGAAATTCTTTGATCTGAAAAGTACGGGCAGAATTGGGTGAACCAATAAGAACAACATCTCCAACTCCAGCGGCTACTAATTCCACTCTGCGAAGAATGAATGCCCGCATCAAAATATCTCCTATCTCTGGGTCGCTTTGTAGCAAAGTCATCATAAGTTGACGATCCATTTCAATAACATTACCAGATTTTGTAACGCGTGCTCGAAAGAGAGCCCTGCGTCCAGAGAGCATATTGACCTCACCAGTAAACTGGCCTGGACCATGCACAGTGATAAGTGTCTCAACAGTGCCTGAAGGACGAAGAATCTCTATCTCGCCGGATACTATTACAAAAAAAGAAACTTTGTTATCGCCCTGCTCGACTAAGACTTCGCCAGCTTTTACTGAACGGGTATGACCTCGCTCTTGTATTCGGGCAATCTGTTTAGCAGTTAATTTAGGAAAGATTTGCTCGACATGAGATCTAGTCAGAGGAAGTCCTTTGGAATCGTTGCTCATTGAATCATTTCCATCTCTAATATCGGTTGATGGTCACTCAATGCAAAAGTCAAAGAGCCAAGGATAGCAATAAAAGAAAATGAACCAAAGTCATCATTGACTGATGAAATAACATGATATAAAATTGACTTCAATCTTGATATCATCTATATTGTTTAACTACTTTCATTTACTTTATGAGGATAATACCTCTTTTAATACCTCCAATGCTTGCTTGATCGCTCCCCTTGCAGCAGGAGTATTAGTAACCGGATTCAACATTACAAAGTCATGGATAGTACCTAGATATCGTGTTGCAGTAGTTTGAACTCCAGCCTGCATCAGTTTATGGGCATAAGCTTCGCCCTCATCACGTAGTACGTCATTTTCTCCTACTATGATAAGTGTGCGCGGCATTTTACTAATTTGTTCAATTGATGCTTGTAAAGGGGAAATAGTCGGGTCTTTTCTATTGACATCGCTTGAAAGATAATTATTCCAAAACCATTTCATTGCATCGCGTGTAAGAAAAAATCCTTCCTGGTATTTAATATAGGAATCAGTATCAAAACTTGCATCAGTTACGGGATAAAAGAGTAATTGGAAAATTATGGTAGGACCATTACGTTCTTTTGCTAGCATTACAACTACGGTAGCCATATTTCCTCCTACACTATCGCCTGCCACAGCAATTTTAGCTGTATCTAGGTTCAGATTTTGACCATTTTCTGCGATCCACTTAGTTGCACTATATGCCTCTTCTATTGAAGTTGGATATTTTGCTTCGGGAGATGGTGAATAATTAACGTATACTATGGCAGCATGTGCACCATTCGCAAGTTCACTTAGCAAACGCTGATGAGTATCAAATCCACCTAAAACCCATCCCCCGCCATGGAAATACATTACAACCGGTAGATTTTCATTTTTGCTGCCACGCGGTCTAACTATTTTTAAAGATATTTCTCCATCAAGTCCATTTGGAATTGTGTGATCTTCTACATCTGCAGGAGGTATTTGATCATGATTTGATTGTACACCAGACAAAACTGCACGTGCATCCTTAGGAGTTAAGGTATAAAGTGGAGGTCCTTGCAATGATTTTAAGAATTTAAGAGTATTTTGTTCTACTGTAGAATAATCAAAATTACTCATATGAAATAATAATGATTCTCATACTTATTACTTTCAAAGATATTTTGAAATTTTTATCTAGAACGATACCCCTTTCAAAAATCCATCAGATGTCATCGATTTAGAAGAAGAACTACTAAACAATCAAGCACCGCACTTGAATCCACAGTAGGAGACAAAGATACAGAACAGTCCACAAATCAATAATTTCACTGAATCATTCTGC from Candidatus Nitrosocosmicus hydrocola carries:
- a CDS encoding alpha/beta hydrolase, which codes for MSNFDYSTVEQNTLKFLKSLQGPPLYTLTPKDARAVLSGVQSNHDQIPPADVEDHTIPNGLDGEISLKIVRPRGSKNENLPVVMYFHGGGWVLGGFDTHQRLLSELANGAHAAIVYVNYSPSPEAKYPTSIEEAYSATKWIAENGQNLNLDTAKIAVAGDSVGGNMATVVVMLAKERNGPTIIFQLLFYPVTDASFDTDSYIKYQEGFFLTRDAMKWFWNNYLSSDVNRKDPTISPLQASIEQISKMPRTLIIVGENDVLRDEGEAYAHKLMQAGVQTTATRYLGTIHDFVMLNPVTNTPAARGAIKQALEVLKEVLSS
- a CDS encoding GNAT family N-acetyltransferase; the protein is MTAAKEHNVRLRPGVIDDAKEVGKIIYEAFSAIADKHGFPREFPTIDIGINVATLFLSNPRFYSVIAEDTDGIGNKIVGSNFLDERSALVAGVGPITIDPKSQNKGIGRQLMGNIMQRARSKNYPAIRLLQASYHNRSLALYTSLGFDVREPISTLQGKPIQVVIPGRTVRLATESDLDSCNAICRAIHGHDRNGELRDSVNQGVAKVVLHGEKITGYTSGLTYFNHTVGFTNDDLKALIASETTTDSYGGPGILIPTRNAELFRWCIANKLKLIHQLNLMTIGMYNEPSGCYMPSILY
- a CDS encoding cytochrome P450, yielding MVKVEIIYPPGPTSKVPGKILRQFLRDPLKTFTDIASKYGDISHFRLGNKNSYLINNPDYIEKILIYDHRIFKKGQRLQTAKRMLGEGLVTSEGKMHDNQKKFIHPFFIPKKINSFGPIMSEYAIEMCDQWKNGSVIDIHKEMTTVTFSIICKAMMDYDMRTSEDAQKFVNSFTFLKKYSNRLQHPLGRILDNISILPKVAENRKAEKTMNDIVYQLISQKRNDTSNNSTVNSKSTSNSENKVDLLSGLLEIQEQQQRIGKTKANDDGGFNDETSNMADKQIRDHLITMLIAGHETTANVLTWTFYLLAQHPEIEQRVFEEIDSMLRIQTQQKTTSENRTRKSNRSYRNVTSSDVPKLKYVEKVFREAMRLYPPVWTIGRIVEEEYKIGDYTIPKESALFMSQYVMHRNPKYYDNPELFNPDRWTDEFKRRLPRFSYFPFGGGLRGCIGEPFAWQEGIMLIATISSYWKMNLQPDQKVKIDHGATLNPKNGIKMILEARN
- a CDS encoding FAD-dependent oxidoreductase; translated protein: MSNDSKGLPLTRSHVEQIFPKLTAKQIARIQERGHTRSVKAGEVLVEQGDNKVSFFVIVSGEIEILRPSGTVETLITVHGPGQFTGEVNMLSGRRALFRARVTKSGNVIEMDRQLMMTLLQSDPEIGDILMRAFILRRVELVAAGVGDVVLIGSPNSARTFQIKEFLMRNGHPYNYIDLERDAEVQHLLDSYHVDANEIPVLICQGKLVLRNPTNQEIANCLGFNEPINQTTVRDLIIIGAGPSGLAAAVYGASEGLDVLVLETSLPGGQAGSSSRIENYLGFPTGVSGQELANRAYTQAQKFGADILITKGVRLSCGGKPYIVENESGARIPTRTIIIATGAEYRKPELQNLERFEGMGVYYGATFLESQFCKGEEIVVIGGGNSAGQAAVFLADSARRVHMLVRSAGLAESMSRYLIRRIEDNPKIALHTNTEIVSLNGDHHLQSVQWQNRKTKEIKKHQISNVFVMAGASPNTAWLDGCVKLDPNGFIKTGSELLPEQLNMMNWSIARQPYPFETNLPGIFAVGDVRSGSIKRVASAVGEGSIAISFVHKVLQE